The following are from one region of the Candidatus Thermokryptus mobilis genome:
- the panB gene encoding 3-methyl-2-oxobutanoate hydroxymethyltransferase → MKKVTTKKLLEMKERGEKIAMLTAYDFLIAKLLDEAGIDVILVGDSLGNVFQGHATTLPVTLDDMIYHTKAVCRGVKRAMVIVDMPFLSYQVSIEEAVKNCGRVLKETCAEGVKLEGGSEIIEVVSKLTSIGIPVMGHLGLTPQSIHKFGGYDVRGVDESEAKKILNDAIELEKAGAFAIVLEKIPAELAKRVTESVKIPTIGIGAGPHCDGQVLVVYDMLGLFEEFKPKFVRRYAELAKVIKSAFENYIADVKSGKFPAEGEFY, encoded by the coding sequence ATGAAGAAAGTTACGACCAAGAAATTACTTGAAATGAAGGAACGGGGTGAGAAAATAGCAATGCTGACAGCTTATGATTTTTTGATCGCAAAGTTACTTGATGAGGCAGGGATTGATGTCATACTTGTTGGTGATTCACTTGGGAATGTCTTCCAAGGACATGCGACGACATTGCCAGTGACGCTTGATGATATGATTTATCACACAAAGGCGGTTTGTAGGGGGGTTAAAAGAGCAATGGTCATCGTTGATATGCCATTTCTTTCTTATCAAGTTAGCATTGAGGAGGCGGTGAAAAATTGCGGTAGAGTTTTGAAAGAGACATGTGCAGAAGGCGTGAAGCTTGAGGGGGGAAGTGAAATAATTGAAGTTGTGAGCAAATTGACATCAATTGGAATCCCTGTTATGGGTCATCTCGGCTTGACACCACAGAGCATCCATAAGTTTGGTGGTTATGATGTTAGAGGTGTGGATGAGAGCGAGGCGAAAAAAATTTTAAATGATGCGATTGAACTTGAGAAAGCTGGTGCTTTTGCAATCGTGCTTGAAAAAATACCAGCTGAACTGGCGAAAAGGGTGACAGAGTCCGTCAAAATCCCAACCATTGGGATCGGAGCTGGTCCGCATTGCGATGGACAAGTTCTGGTGGTTTATGATATGCTTGGACTTTTTGAGGAGTTTAAGCCGAAATTTGTGCGAAGATATGCTGAACTTGCAAAAGTTATAAAAAGTGCGTTTGAAAATTATATCGCAGATGTCAAAAGTGGAAAATTCCCCGCCGAGGGCGAGTTTTATTGA
- a CDS encoding YHS domain-containing protein, producing MLRDPVCGMEVNESEAVFKVRYKGKTYYFCSLYCKEEFEKEPERYIQEREEESDE from the coding sequence ATGCTTAGAGACCCCGTTTGCGGAATGGAGGTAAATGAAAGTGAAGCCGTTTTTAAGGTTAGGTATAAAGGGAAGACATACTATTTTTGTTCTCTTTACTGTAAGGAAGAATTTGAAAAAGAGCCCGAGAGATACATTCAAGAAAGAGAGGAGGAATCCGATGAATAA
- a CDS encoding efflux RND transporter periplasmic adaptor subunit has protein sequence MKFKLMLTVIFIALISSIGGYLIGKKFPGREEGQSKTAILKSEKKILYYKDPMHPWITSDKPGKAPDCGMDLVPVYEGEEEVEEGVVRIDPAVVQNIGVKIEPVKRMKLTKTIRTIGRVDYNERKIAMLTTKVSGWIEKLYVDYTGKFVRKGEPLFEIYSPELVTAQEEYLQAINYKQSVSKSNDPNIIEGANQLVESAKKRLLYWDITEEQITELEKTKQIRKTLTLYSPVDGVVVEKNIFLGMKISPGMNLMKIADLSSVWIYADIYQYELPWVKVGEDAEVEISYIPGKILMGKVVYVYPFLQPETKTVKVRLEFENPGYLLKPDMYVNVNIKSKVAIDALVVPEQSVIRTGTRDIVVVALGGGRFKSVEVKLGVLADGYYQVLDGLRENENIVISSHFLIDSESNLKSALAQLTHQHGSSMLPEEGKPDGKTEEHKDHNMEHENHMEKDSKVKQETVGEVIDPVCGMEVEPDEELSFVYKGKKYYFCMKSDMEKFKANPEKYLKQK, from the coding sequence ATGAAGTTTAAGTTGATGTTAACAGTTATTTTCATCGCACTTATTTCATCAATTGGTGGTTACTTGATTGGGAAAAAATTTCCAGGTAGAGAAGAAGGGCAATCAAAAACAGCAATTTTAAAATCGGAGAAAAAAATTCTTTACTATAAAGACCCGATGCATCCTTGGATAACGAGTGATAAGCCGGGGAAAGCACCGGATTGTGGTATGGACCTTGTCCCGGTTTACGAGGGAGAGGAGGAAGTAGAGGAGGGGGTAGTGAGGATTGACCCGGCTGTGGTTCAAAATATAGGTGTTAAAATTGAGCCAGTTAAGAGGATGAAGCTTACAAAGACGATAAGAACGATAGGCAGAGTTGATTATAATGAAAGGAAAATTGCTATGCTCACGACGAAGGTTTCCGGTTGGATTGAAAAGCTCTATGTTGATTATACTGGCAAGTTTGTCAGAAAGGGTGAGCCATTGTTTGAAATTTACAGCCCAGAGCTTGTAACTGCGCAAGAGGAATATCTCCAAGCGATAAATTACAAGCAAAGTGTCTCAAAGAGCAATGACCCGAATATAATTGAAGGTGCGAATCAACTTGTTGAAAGTGCAAAGAAGCGACTTCTTTACTGGGATATAACTGAGGAACAAATAACAGAACTTGAAAAAACGAAGCAGATTCGTAAGACATTGACGCTCTATTCCCCTGTTGACGGTGTAGTTGTTGAGAAAAATATCTTTCTTGGGATGAAAATTTCGCCAGGTATGAACTTGATGAAAATTGCTGATTTATCAAGCGTGTGGATTTATGCTGATATTTATCAATATGAGTTGCCTTGGGTCAAAGTTGGGGAAGATGCAGAGGTTGAGATTTCTTATATCCCGGGGAAAATTTTGATGGGCAAGGTAGTATATGTTTATCCGTTCCTTCAGCCGGAGACGAAAACTGTGAAGGTGCGACTTGAATTTGAAAACCCGGGTTATCTTCTGAAACCAGATATGTATGTAAATGTTAACATAAAATCAAAGGTTGCAATTGATGCTCTCGTTGTCCCGGAGCAGTCGGTTATAAGGACAGGGACCCGTGATATTGTTGTCGTGGCGCTTGGAGGAGGAAGGTTTAAATCAGTTGAGGTAAAGCTTGGTGTCCTTGCTGATGGTTATTATCAAGTCCTTGATGGTCTTCGTGAAAATGAGAACATAGTGATATCATCTCATTTCCTCATTGACTCCGAAAGCAATCTTAAGTCCGCACTCGCTCAATTGACACATCAACATGGTAGCTCAATGCTCCCAGAGGAGGGCAAACCGGATGGAAAAACGGAGGAGCATAAGGATCATAATATGGAGCATGAAAATCATATGGAAAAAGATAGTAAAGTAAAACAAGAAACTGTTGGAGAAGTTATTGACCCTGTTTGCGGGATGGAAGTTGAGCCGGATGAGGAACTTTCTTTCGTTTATAAGGGCAAAAAGTATTACTTCTGCATGAAGTCTGATATGGAGAAGTTCAAGGCAAATCCAGAGAAATATCTTAAACAAAAATAA
- a CDS encoding efflux RND transporter permease subunit, with translation MLQRIIEWSVNNKFIVVITVIFAILAGIYSIQTIPIDAIPDLSDVQVIIYTQYPGQSPEIVEQQITYPLTTAMVSVPKSKVVRGYSFFGFSLVYVIFEDGTDLYWARSRVLEYLNYAMNKLPKGVVPALGPDATGVGWVYMYALVSDKRDLSELRSIQDWYLRYALTSVEGVSEVASIGGYVKNYRITIDPNKLLAYNIPLSQVVMAIKRSNNDVGGEVIEMGEMEYMIRGLGYIKTIEDIKKIPVGVSTSSEKMAKVMTQAPMAEMSGIGMGSANMGSEMLSSHEIVSRNRIFGAGTPIYLGDIATISIEPMMRRGIAELNGEGEVVGGIIVMRHGENALKVIEGVKRKLEELKSGLPDDVKIITVYDRSELIKRSIATLREKLIEESLIVALVCFLFLFHFTSGFVAIFTLPTAILISFIIMKIQGINANIMSLGGIAVAIGTMVDAAIIMIENAHKHLERDSGKKDHWKIILDASKEVGPSLFYSLLVITVSFLPVFALEAQEGRLFKPLAYTKTYSMAAAAILSITIVPILMGYLIRGKIPPEERNPINRFLMKIYHPVLHFALRFKWLVIVATVLILALTYIPYSKIGSEFMPPLWEGDLLYMPTTLPGISITKAREILQQTDKIIKQFPEVHHVFGKIGRAETATDPAGLDMIETTIMLKPEKEWRPGMTPEKLVKEMDKALQIPGLSNAWTMPIKTRIDMLSTGIRTPVGIKVAGPDLKTLEEIGKEIEAVIRKVPGTVSAYSERILGGNYVDFKIKREEAARYGLTVGDVQDVIMTAIGGMEITTTVEGLERYPVSIRYPRELRDNIENLKRILVPTPTGAQVPLTQLADIEIKKGPMVIRSEDTRPNVWIYVDFRDYDVGTYVRMAQQAVKENVKLPPGYTISWSGQFEYMERAKQKLYYIIPATLLLIFVIIYLNTKSVTKVLIVFLAVPFSLVGAIWLLYILGYNMSVAVWVGIIALAGLDAETGVVMLLYLDLAYEEWKRKGLLRTIDDLKEAIYHGAVKRVRPKAMTVFTIIAGLLPIMWSHGTGADVMKRIAAPMVGGVVTSFILELIVYPAIYLIWRSWSLRKEIKTEQMERE, from the coding sequence ATGCTTCAAAGAATAATTGAGTGGTCAGTAAACAATAAGTTTATCGTCGTGATAACCGTCATCTTCGCAATACTTGCGGGGATTTACTCAATTCAGACAATTCCGATAGATGCGATTCCTGATTTAAGTGATGTTCAGGTGATAATTTACACTCAGTATCCGGGGCAATCGCCTGAGATTGTTGAACAACAGATTACATACCCGCTTACGACTGCAATGGTTTCCGTTCCGAAGTCAAAGGTTGTGCGTGGGTATTCATTTTTTGGTTTTTCGCTTGTCTATGTGATTTTTGAGGATGGGACAGACCTTTATTGGGCGAGAAGTCGTGTGCTTGAGTATTTAAACTATGCAATGAATAAACTACCTAAGGGAGTTGTTCCAGCGCTTGGTCCAGATGCAACTGGTGTTGGATGGGTTTATATGTATGCTCTTGTATCGGATAAAAGGGATTTAAGCGAGCTTCGTTCAATTCAGGATTGGTATCTCAGGTATGCACTCACAAGCGTTGAAGGCGTGAGTGAGGTTGCAAGCATCGGTGGATATGTGAAAAATTACAGGATAACAATTGATCCGAATAAGCTCCTTGCTTACAACATACCGCTAAGTCAGGTGGTGATGGCGATTAAGCGAAGTAATAATGATGTCGGTGGTGAGGTAATAGAGATGGGTGAGATGGAGTATATGATTCGCGGGCTTGGATACATAAAGACAATTGAAGACATAAAGAAAATCCCAGTTGGGGTAAGTACATCTTCTGAGAAAATGGCAAAGGTTATGACACAAGCTCCTATGGCTGAGATGTCTGGAATTGGTATGGGAAGCGCAAATATGGGTTCGGAAATGCTTTCTTCACATGAGATAGTTTCACGGAATAGAATTTTTGGTGCCGGGACGCCGATTTATCTTGGTGATATAGCTACGATTTCTATTGAACCGATGATGAGGCGGGGAATTGCAGAGCTTAACGGTGAGGGTGAAGTTGTAGGTGGAATAATAGTGATGAGGCATGGTGAAAATGCTTTAAAAGTTATTGAAGGGGTGAAGAGAAAACTTGAAGAGTTGAAATCAGGATTGCCTGATGATGTTAAAATCATAACCGTTTATGATAGGTCTGAGCTGATTAAAAGGTCAATTGCAACTTTAAGAGAGAAACTGATTGAGGAGTCACTCATTGTTGCCCTTGTTTGTTTTTTGTTCTTATTTCATTTTACAAGTGGATTTGTAGCTATTTTCACGCTTCCGACGGCGATTTTGATTTCCTTTATCATAATGAAAATTCAGGGGATAAATGCTAACATAATGTCGCTTGGCGGTATCGCAGTTGCAATTGGCACTATGGTTGATGCTGCGATAATTATGATTGAAAATGCGCACAAACATCTTGAGCGTGATTCTGGCAAGAAAGACCACTGGAAGATAATACTTGACGCTTCAAAGGAGGTTGGTCCATCGCTTTTTTACTCTCTGCTCGTTATCACAGTTTCATTCCTTCCGGTCTTTGCACTTGAAGCACAGGAGGGGCGATTGTTCAAGCCACTTGCTTATACAAAGACATATTCAATGGCTGCAGCTGCAATTTTATCAATCACGATTGTCCCAATTCTGATGGGATATCTCATCAGGGGGAAGATTCCACCTGAGGAGAGAAATCCCATAAATAGATTTTTGATGAAGATTTATCATCCCGTTTTACATTTTGCTTTGAGGTTCAAGTGGCTTGTTATAGTGGCGACAGTGTTAATTCTTGCGTTGACTTATATTCCTTATTCAAAAATTGGTTCGGAATTTATGCCCCCGTTATGGGAAGGCGATCTTCTTTATATGCCGACGACTTTGCCTGGTATTTCAATCACGAAGGCGAGAGAAATTTTACAGCAGACGGATAAAATTATAAAGCAATTTCCTGAGGTTCATCATGTCTTCGGTAAAATTGGGAGGGCTGAGACAGCAACCGACCCGGCTGGTCTTGATATGATTGAGACAACAATAATGTTGAAGCCAGAAAAAGAATGGCGACCGGGGATGACACCTGAAAAACTTGTAAAAGAGATGGATAAAGCACTTCAAATCCCGGGTTTGTCAAATGCCTGGACTATGCCTATAAAAACTAGAATTGATATGCTTTCAACTGGGATAAGAACACCGGTAGGAATAAAGGTTGCCGGTCCAGATCTGAAAACACTTGAAGAGATAGGGAAAGAAATTGAAGCGGTGATAAGAAAAGTTCCTGGAACGGTTTCAGCTTATTCAGAAAGGATACTTGGTGGGAATTATGTTGACTTTAAAATCAAAAGAGAGGAGGCGGCAAGATATGGTTTAACTGTTGGAGATGTTCAAGATGTTATTATGACTGCAATTGGTGGGATGGAAATTACTACAACTGTTGAAGGGCTTGAACGTTATCCTGTTAGTATAAGGTATCCGAGAGAGTTAAGGGATAATATTGAGAATTTGAAACGAATTCTCGTTCCAACTCCAACAGGGGCGCAAGTTCCTTTAACTCAACTTGCAGATATTGAAATTAAAAAAGGTCCAATGGTAATCAGAAGCGAGGACACGAGACCAAATGTTTGGATCTATGTTGATTTTAGGGATTACGATGTCGGGACTTATGTGAGAATGGCACAACAGGCGGTAAAGGAAAATGTCAAACTTCCGCCCGGATACACGATCAGCTGGAGTGGTCAGTTTGAATATATGGAGAGAGCGAAACAGAAACTTTACTATATAATCCCGGCAACATTGCTTTTAATTTTCGTCATAATTTATCTCAACACGAAATCAGTTACAAAGGTGCTCATAGTTTTTCTCGCTGTGCCGTTTTCGCTTGTCGGAGCTATATGGCTTCTCTACATACTTGGTTATAATATGAGTGTTGCTGTATGGGTGGGAATAATAGCTCTTGCTGGGCTTGATGCTGAAACCGGTGTCGTAATGCTTCTTTATCTTGACCTTGCTTATGAGGAGTGGAAGAGAAAGGGGTTATTGAGGACAATTGATGACTTAAAAGAGGCAATTTATCATGGTGCTGTAAAAAGAGTGAGACCAAAGGCGATGACTGTTTTTACGATAATTGCTGGGCTTTTGCCTATAATGTGGAGTCACGGGACAGGTGCCGATGTGATGAAAAGAATTGCTGCACCAATGGTTGGTGGGGTTGTCACAAGTTTTATACTTGAGCTAATTGTTTATCCAGCGATTTATCTTATTTGGAGAAGCTGGAGCTTGAGAAAAGAGATTAAAACTGAGCAAATGGAGCGGGAATGA
- a CDS encoding nucleoside recognition domain-containing protein: MMNYIWLALIAIGILTAIGTDIYEISVNKYRNGVEFQAVVELEDEFKFDTQLKGNLNVDGEYFKNFYSLKNFNSKSIGNEVLVNINQDGKGVAIVKITETTPEFWKLMAKGKGVNTDKLMANILNFEKLENGKYKVSLVFEKISFVKMKQILNAVIEYSDIAVKIAIGLIGVMALWLGIMKIGELAGLISLLAKIVKPLTRRIFPDIPPEHPAIGAIIMNISANMLGLGNAATPLGLKAMEELQKLNPKKDTASDSMITFLVINTSGMTLIPATAIAVRAALGSGDPAAIISTTIVGGFAATIAGITSAKILQRLKIFRKELEENENQKEAQG, encoded by the coding sequence ATGATGAACTACATATGGCTTGCCCTAATTGCAATTGGAATCTTAACAGCTATCGGGACCGACATTTATGAAATATCAGTCAACAAGTATAGAAACGGCGTGGAGTTTCAAGCCGTTGTCGAACTTGAAGATGAGTTTAAATTTGACACGCAGTTGAAAGGAAATTTAAATGTTGATGGGGAATACTTTAAAAACTTTTACTCGCTTAAAAATTTTAACTCCAAATCAATTGGAAATGAAGTTTTGGTCAATATCAATCAAGATGGGAAAGGTGTTGCAATAGTTAAAATTACCGAAACAACGCCCGAATTTTGGAAGTTGATGGCGAAAGGGAAAGGGGTCAACACAGATAAACTTATGGCAAATATTTTAAATTTTGAGAAACTTGAAAATGGGAAATACAAAGTTTCGCTTGTGTTTGAGAAAATTTCGTTCGTCAAAATGAAGCAGATTTTAAACGCTGTGATTGAATACTCTGACATCGCTGTAAAAATTGCGATCGGTTTGATCGGTGTAATGGCTTTGTGGCTTGGGATTATGAAGATAGGGGAATTAGCTGGGCTAATAAGTTTGCTTGCCAAGATAGTGAAACCGCTGACACGGCGTATTTTCCCCGATATTCCACCCGAGCACCCAGCGATAGGTGCAATTATAATGAACATCTCCGCAAATATGCTTGGGCTTGGCAACGCAGCAACACCCCTGGGCTTAAAAGCAATGGAAGAGCTCCAAAAGTTGAATCCGAAAAAAGACACAGCAAGCGATTCAATGATAACTTTCCTAGTGATAAATACAAGCGGTATGACTTTAATCCCGGCTACAGCGATTGCTGTAAGAGCTGCGCTTGGTTCAGGTGACCCTGCTGCGATAATAAGCACAACAATAGTCGGTGGTTTCGCAGCAACAATTGCCGGAATTACATCGGCTAAAATTTTACAACGGCTAAAAATTTTTAGAAAAGAGCTTGAAGAAAATGAAAATCAAAAGGAGGCGCAAGGATGA
- a CDS encoding N-acetylmuramoyl-L-alanine amidase gives MRKILLLFPLSILIYSCAPKPYYVKPTEWKTPESIDSVIKSYSKDLTGWKFFIDPGHGGQDRRNIGIKKRVVEADVNLKVALYLRDFLTRAGAIVFMSREKDTTVSLQDRVRMATESGADIFISIHHNAQPGDPNTYYASTWYHAIEGDPRFHPCNRDIARYIQRDLAFALRISGSLASFDGTMSDYIVYPKQGFYVLRNATMPAVLVECTFFTNEYEERRLSIDEFNKIEAWGIFKGLAKYIMAGIPKIEILSDTILTTTKPTLILKVTDKSGIDKQSITIKVDSVMIPKDFITAVENKNFALILFTPNFNLTYGEHTIDVIVRNKNGNHSFPFKRKIYITNKKLTQP, from the coding sequence ATGAGAAAAATACTACTTCTTTTCCCCTTATCAATTCTAATCTACAGCTGTGCCCCGAAACCATACTATGTTAAGCCAACCGAATGGAAAACCCCTGAGTCAATAGATTCAGTGATAAAATCTTACTCAAAAGATTTAACTGGCTGGAAATTTTTCATTGACCCCGGACATGGCGGTCAAGATAGAAGAAACATTGGGATAAAGAAAAGGGTCGTTGAGGCAGATGTAAATCTAAAAGTTGCGCTTTACCTTCGCGATTTCCTCACTCGCGCCGGTGCGATTGTCTTCATGTCAAGGGAAAAAGATACAACAGTTTCACTTCAAGACAGAGTTAGAATGGCAACTGAAAGTGGTGCTGATATATTTATTTCAATTCATCACAACGCTCAACCTGGCGACCCAAACACTTATTACGCTTCAACATGGTATCACGCTATTGAAGGCGATCCGAGATTTCATCCCTGTAATAGAGATATTGCAAGATATATCCAAAGAGACCTCGCTTTCGCCCTCAGAATATCAGGTTCACTTGCAAGTTTTGATGGGACAATGTCCGACTACATAGTTTATCCTAAACAAGGTTTTTATGTTCTCAGAAATGCAACCATGCCAGCTGTCCTTGTTGAATGCACATTCTTTACAAATGAATATGAAGAAAGAAGGTTAAGCATTGATGAGTTTAACAAAATTGAAGCTTGGGGAATCTTTAAAGGTCTTGCAAAGTATATAATGGCTGGGATACCGAAAATTGAAATTTTATCAGACACGATTTTAACAACAACCAAACCAACCCTAATTTTAAAAGTCACCGATAAATCGGGCATTGATAAGCAAAGCATAACGATAAAGGTTGATTCGGTGATGATTCCAAAAGATTTCATAACCGCAGTTGAAAATAAAAATTTCGCTCTCATCCTCTTCACCCCTAATTTCAATTTGACTTATGGAGAACATACAATTGATGTCATTGTAAGAAATAAAAATGGTAATCATTCATTTCCCTTTAAGAGAAAAATTTACATCACAAACAAAAAATTGACACAGCCATGA
- a CDS encoding TolC family protein — MRLTIGVLVLIFSYFAFSQTLDDYINLALENNPELKSYKFQVDALERRIKQVGTPSDPMLMLGVANLPTNLSFAMDMMTMKEIGIKQMLMYPGKYSLMSKMAQKDYEIAREVYELKRIEMIAEIKMLYFEIYYMTRAIEITKRSIDLLRDFVKITSTRFATGQGIQQDVLKAQVELSKMTDELIRMERKRKDLIARFNALLYRKPMDSVYVPEELKLVEFSLAYNEIERIAFENNPMVIAMRKMVEKDRFMNEFARKELIPDFEIRFSYGQRSAIEPTGVKALDMLSFSIGLNLPVFFWRKQNLKVEETAIAIMQSEAKFLSVRNEISRMIQEALNEIEEKAKLIDLYKNGLIPQATQNLNIGLVGYQVGKIDFMTLVDNFMSLYKYQIQYEKVFSEYHGKLAEIEKLIGKRIF; from the coding sequence ATGCGTTTAACCATCGGTGTTTTGGTCCTTATATTTTCATACTTTGCCTTTTCGCAGACGCTTGACGATTACATAAATCTGGCGCTTGAAAATAACCCAGAATTGAAATCTTACAAATTTCAAGTTGATGCATTAGAGAGAAGGATTAAACAGGTTGGCACACCATCTGACCCAATGTTGATGCTTGGGGTAGCAAACTTGCCGACGAATTTAAGCTTTGCGATGGATATGATGACGATGAAAGAAATTGGGATAAAACAAATGCTTATGTATCCGGGGAAGTATTCATTGATGAGTAAGATGGCGCAGAAGGATTATGAGATAGCAAGGGAAGTTTATGAGTTGAAGCGAATTGAGATGATCGCTGAGATTAAAATGCTTTATTTTGAGATTTATTATATGACAAGAGCAATTGAGATCACGAAAAGGTCAATAGATTTGCTTAGGGACTTTGTTAAGATAACATCAACTAGGTTTGCAACCGGGCAGGGGATTCAACAGGATGTTTTGAAAGCACAAGTTGAGCTTTCAAAGATGACGGATGAACTCATCCGTATGGAAAGAAAGAGAAAAGACCTTATAGCGAGGTTCAATGCCTTACTTTACAGGAAGCCGATGGATTCGGTTTATGTTCCCGAAGAGTTAAAATTGGTTGAGTTTTCCTTAGCCTATAATGAGATTGAAAGGATTGCATTTGAGAATAATCCTATGGTGATTGCGATGAGGAAGATGGTTGAGAAAGATAGGTTTATGAACGAGTTTGCAAGGAAAGAGTTGATACCTGATTTTGAGATCAGATTTTCATATGGTCAGCGTTCTGCGATTGAGCCGACAGGCGTTAAGGCGCTTGATATGTTAAGTTTTTCAATAGGGTTAAATTTACCTGTCTTTTTCTGGAGGAAGCAAAATTTAAAGGTTGAGGAGACAGCGATAGCTATAATGCAATCTGAGGCGAAGTTTTTATCCGTTAGAAACGAGATATCAAGGATGATCCAAGAAGCGCTCAATGAAATTGAGGAGAAAGCAAAGCTAATTGACCTTTACAAGAATGGTCTAATACCGCAGGCGACACAAAATTTAAACATTGGGCTTGTCGGTTATCAAGTTGGAAAAATTGACTTTATGACGCTTGTTGATAATTTCATGTCCCTTTACAAATATCAAATTCAGTATGAGAAAGTTTTCTCCGAATATCACGGCAAACTTGCTGAAATTGAAAAGCTGATTGGGAAAAGGATTTTTTAA
- a CDS encoding spore maturation protein produces the protein MSFKEIMNIISVIAIPFVIFFFLLYGFAKKIKVYESFVEGAKEGFNVAVRIIPYLVAMLVAIGIFRASGAMDVFVAILSPLTNLIGFPAEALPMALMRPLSGSGSLGIMTEIMKTYGPDSFLGLLVSTMYGSTETTFYVLAVYFGSVNIRRTRHAVLAGVISDITGLITAFFICKLVFG, from the coding sequence ATGAGCTTCAAAGAGATAATGAACATAATCTCTGTAATTGCAATACCATTTGTAATTTTTTTCTTTCTGTTATACGGCTTTGCAAAAAAGATCAAGGTTTATGAGTCATTCGTTGAAGGCGCTAAGGAGGGTTTCAATGTCGCCGTGAGAATAATTCCATATCTTGTTGCGATGCTTGTTGCAATTGGAATCTTCAGAGCAAGCGGTGCTATGGATGTTTTCGTAGCGATTTTAAGCCCACTTACAAATTTAATCGGATTTCCAGCCGAAGCCCTGCCAATGGCATTGATGCGACCCCTTTCAGGAAGTGGTTCACTTGGAATAATGACAGAGATAATGAAAACTTACGGACCCGATTCTTTCCTCGGGCTTCTTGTCTCTACAATGTATGGAAGCACAGAGACGACATTTTATGTTCTCGCTGTTTATTTTGGGTCGGTGAATATAAGAAGGACAAGACACGCCGTCCTTGCAGGTGTGATTTCGGACATAACGGGCTTGATTACTGCATTTTTTATTTGTAAATTAGTTTTCGGATGA
- a CDS encoding DUF2231 domain-containing protein produces the protein MNKFRYLTLLLFLLALSFALVFSHGKERHGKKDSVKVLQSDSSVAQIEPYRIDLKITLFEHIHNKIIHFPIAFVVAGFIFTLLGFKRREILNLVSVLVFLAGLFGILAYLTGVSQGSAFENTSKEWVVETHRNLGIATVISIWVWFLFLSVKKLKKISWVIGVIALILVLIAGFYGGILAHG, from the coding sequence ATGAATAAGTTTAGATACCTCACTTTGTTGCTTTTTCTGCTCGCTTTATCATTTGCCTTGGTTTTTTCGCACGGGAAAGAAAGACATGGAAAAAAGGATTCTGTAAAAGTGCTTCAAAGTGATAGCAGTGTTGCGCAGATTGAGCCATACAGAATTGACTTGAAAATAACACTATTTGAGCATATTCATAACAAGATTATTCATTTCCCGATAGCTTTTGTCGTTGCAGGGTTTATATTTACTCTTCTGGGGTTTAAACGGCGTGAGATTTTAAACTTAGTTAGTGTTCTTGTTTTTCTTGCGGGATTGTTTGGCATTTTAGCATATTTGACAGGTGTTTCGCAGGGGTCCGCATTTGAAAATACATCAAAAGAATGGGTGGTTGAAACGCATAGGAATCTTGGGATAGCAACGGTGATTTCAATATGGGTGTGGTTTTTGTTCTTAAGTGTTAAGAAATTGAAAAAAATTTCCTGGGTTATAGGTGTAATTGCTTTAATTCTGGTTCTGATCGCTGGGTTTTACGGTGGCATTCTTGCACACGGTTGA